Part of the Cydia pomonella isolate Wapato2018A chromosome 5, ilCydPomo1, whole genome shotgun sequence genome is shown below.
GGTTTTCACGCCATAAATTGATAAGTACTCCACCGATTTACAGAATTTaaatgttttcttaaagttaatAATATGCTCCACGTTTCGTCCATATACATATTAGATGTATTTATTACAGTTGATGAGTaatgtaaaatgaaatattaaagtttacagacatttatttacaatttcctCCACAATTACATAGTTCTGTGCATTTGAGCTGGCGTTTGGAGCAATTACATTTGTTTCTGCAAGATTTCAAGCACCTACATCTAATCAAATCCAGGCATGCTTGAGCAGCCATAGGACTTTGGGTCCACAGTGGCACCCAAACTTCTCCTTCTTTCTGCCAACTCCATTCAGATGGGCAAGGAATATTCTGGTTTTTTATTAGGCACTGCCCCCAAACATAAACAGCCTGTAAAACTGCCCTTAAGGTATGTTGTTTGAGAGCAGCTTCAGTAGGAGGCAAATTATCGATTTGCCtgtctttttttgtaaataaattcttgCGACACTCATTTACTGTCTCAGAGGGGCATGATCTGAAAAACAAATACTCTTAGATAAAGGACAGGTCTCGCTGCACGCAAGTTCTggataaaagtatattttaaataaaatcgtttTCTTACCTGTCATACATGGTAATaacaaatttttgaatttcaggGTCCGCTCTGTCATATTCCCCCCTATACAGTGCTTCAAACCCCCGTGTGACATTCGGATATGCTTTCCAAGCTTCAAACGCGGTTTTTTTCCCTCTTCCGTTAAAGGATGAGGTTGTGTCACATCCGGTGAAAGAATGAAATAAGGGCAAAACGTGTGTTCTTTCAGGGCCTGTAACAATAAAGAAGACcattaatttagtattaaatttgattgatcttGTCATAAAATTGATTAGGGTACTAATAAGTCTGTTACCTAAACATGAAGATATAGTGTGACACGCCAGGTATTGGTGATTTCGTCCTGTTCCAATGTGCACCCATAGTTCTTCTAGGC
Proteins encoded:
- the LOC133518291 gene encoding uncharacterized protein LOC133518291 is translated as MLRTVDTDVVVLAISCVPKLEGLEELWVHIGTGRNHQYLACHTISSCLGPERTHVLPLFHSFTGCDTTSSFNGRGKKTAFEAWKAYPNVTRGFEALYRGEYDRADPEIQKFVITMYDRSCPSETVNECRKNLFTKKDRQIDNLPPTEAALKQHTLRAVLQAVYVWGQCLIKNQNIPCPSEWSWQKEGEVWVPLWTQSPMAAQACLDLIRCRCLKSCRNKCNCSKRQLKCTELCNCGGNCK